In Stieleria varia, one genomic interval encodes:
- a CDS encoding SMI1/KNR4 family protein, protein MTIRNDQVLDIFRELPGHRGCSEGELDVAESQLGVELPMRYREMMQLDAGRLCGAGIVAPIRRLQELRQDAIALLIEDGHSYRPDADDVVFAWEDIYAFYFFKADGNNDPPVMMFNYDDSEHDWAPVIAYDTLTTYFTDALRRYLDLN, encoded by the coding sequence ATGACGATCCGCAACGACCAAGTGCTTGATATTTTCCGAGAACTGCCGGGCCACCGCGGTTGCTCGGAAGGCGAGCTTGATGTTGCTGAGTCACAATTAGGTGTTGAGCTGCCAATGCGATACCGCGAAATGATGCAACTCGACGCGGGACGCCTGTGTGGCGCTGGAATCGTCGCCCCGATCCGCAGGCTGCAAGAATTGCGACAGGACGCGATTGCACTTCTGATTGAGGACGGTCACTCTTACCGACCAGACGCAGACGACGTCGTGTTCGCGTGGGAGGATATCTACGCATTCTACTTTTTCAAAGCGGACGGTAACAACGATCCTCCCGTCATGATGTTCAACTACGACGACTCAGAGCATGATTGGGCACCCGTCATCGCGTATGATACATTGACCACATATTTCACGGATGCCCTGCGTCGATACTTGGATCTGAACTGA
- a CDS encoding response regulator, which translates to MSDVDVDNIREHLCNCDYQIRSVDVDVDVLDQLPAYQPHLILLDITLETFDAFELCKRIKQDSMALVLAVTPLCAIEHIQRAIDSGSDDFLSKPVHRVELRKRVESLLKLQDFV; encoded by the coding sequence ATGAGCGACGTCGATGTGGACAATATCCGCGAACATCTTTGCAATTGCGATTACCAAATCCGATCGGTCGATGTTGACGTCGATGTTCTTGACCAACTACCTGCCTATCAGCCGCATTTAATTCTGCTCGACATAACCTTGGAAACATTTGATGCATTTGAGCTTTGCAAACGTATCAAACAGGACTCCATGGCCTTGGTTCTGGCTGTAACACCGTTGTGTGCCATCGAGCATATCCAGCGAGCAATTGATTCTGGATCGGACGATTTCCTCAGCAAGCCAGTGCACAGAGTGGAGCTGCGAAAGCGTGTAGAAAGCCTACTGAAGCTCCAGGATTTTGTATGA